The segment CGCGCCAGCGAACCTCCATCGGCTGGCCCCGCCAAGCCAGCGCGGCCACCCAGGCCTCGTCGCAGATGAGCTCTTTCAGATGCCAGTCTTCGAGTGCTTCACCCTCGAATGCGAGCAGCTCGGGCGCGCCGGGACCGACCGACACGGCCACCCGATCCATGCCGAACGCGAGGCCGCGGCCCTGCGCTTTCAGCAGCGCTTCCTTGGCAGTCCACAGGCGCAGGAAATGCAGTGGCCGGCCCGCATCGTCGCAGCGTGCGAGAGCGGTCGCCTCGGCCTCGGCAAAGAAGCGTCTGGCGAGCGCCTGCACGTCACGCGTCCGCCGGGCTCGATGCTCGAGATCGATACCCGGTTGCACCGACCGCGCCACCGCGACGAGCGCGCGCTCACCGCTGTGCGACCAGTTGAAACGGAGTGCGCCGTGCCTGCCCACCGGAAGCATCGGCCGGCCATGCTCCTCTTCGCGCAAGCGGAGCGTGTCCGCATCGCAGCCCAGATACCGGGCGAGCAGGCGCCGCAGCGGTCCCCGCCCCACCGCGGGGCGATACGCGCAGGACCACACGTGAATCTCGTCTTCGCCCAGGGGCTCTGCTAGTTTGGCCTGCGTCGGCCGGACATGCTCGGACATGCCCGGCATGGTGCCGGGCCGCAGGCGGCCAGCACAAGAACCGGACAGGAGCGCCACGGACGCGCGCGCATCGGGCGAGGGCGATCGGTGATTTCAGGCTGGCTGCTGCTGATCGTGGCCGCACTCTACGTGGGGCTGCTCTTCGTGGTCGCCTGGAAAGGCGATCGCAACCCGCTGTATCCGCGCAAGGCGTCCCTGCGGCCGCTGGTCTACAGCCTCGCGCTCGCCGTCTACTGTTCGTCCTGGACGTTCTATGGCGCGGTCGGTACGGCGGCGCGCGATGGCCTGGCCTACCTGCCGATCTACCTCGGCCCGGCCCTGCTGTTCCTGTTCGGTTTCGGCCTGATGAGCCGGCTGGTGACCGTGGCCGGCCAGCGCAACATCACCACCATCGCCGACTTCATCGGCGCGCGCTTCGGCAAGTCCCACGGCCTGGCCGCCCTGGTGGCGCTGATCGCGGTCACCGCCGTGGTGCCCTACCTCGCGCTGCAGTTCAAGGCGATGGCGATGTCGGTGGACGTGCTGTCGGACACCGGGCCGACATCGATCATTCCCTCCGCGGACAGCGCGCTCTGGTGCGCGTTGCTGCTGGCTGCATTCGCGATCCTGTTCGGCACGCGCAGCATCGACGCCAGCGAGCACCATCACGGCATGATGCTGGCGATCGCGCTCGAGTCGGTCATCAAGCTGGTCGCCTTCCTCACGCTCGCCATCTACGCGCTGTGGCGCGGTCCCGGCTGGGACGCCCTGGCGGCGCTGCCGCCGGCGCGTCTCACCCAGGGCCAGTCGCCGGGCTTTCTGGCCCAGACCGTGCTCGCCTTTCTCGCGATGTTCTGTCTGCCGCGGCAGTTCCAGATCGGCGTGGTGGAGTGCGAGGACCCGCACGACCTGCACCGCGCGCGCTGGATGTTTCCGCTGTACATGCTGCTGATCAGCGCGGCGGTGCTGCCGATCGTGGCTGCCGGCATGCACCTGCCGGCGGTGCGCGGTGGGCTTGCCGACGCCTGGGTGCTCAACCTGCCGCTGGCCCACGGCGATCGCGGCATGGCCCTGGTGGCGTTCCTCGGCGGATTCTCCGCCGCGACCGGGATGGTGATCGTCGCCACCGTGGCGCTCTCGACCATGATCAGCAACGACCTGGTGATGCCTGCCCTGCTGCGCATCCGGAGACTTCGGCTGGAGCAGCGGCAGGATCTCTCGCTGCTGCTGCTGCGCATCCGGCGCGTGGCCATCATCTCGCTCTCGCTGCTGGCCTACGGCTACTACCGGCTGGTGGCGGACAACGCCAATTTGGCGGCAACCGGCCTGCTGGCATTCGCTGCGGTGGCGCAGTTCGCGCCGGCGATCATCGCGGCGCTGTACTGGCGCGGCGCCAGCCAGTCGGGCGTGGCGATCGGCCTGCTCGCCGGCTTCGGCTCCTGGTTCTACACCCTGCTGCTGCCGGCCATCGATCGCCATGCCCGCTGGCTGCAGGAAGGGCCGTTCGGCATCTCCTGGCTGCGCCCGCAGGCGCTGTTCCACCTCAGCGGCTGGGACCCGGTCATGCACAGCACCTTCTGGTCGCTGCTGCTCAACGTCGGCTGCCTGGTGTTCTTCTCGCTGCGTTTCCGGCCCAGCCTGGCCGAGCGCATCCACGCAGCGATGTTCGTCGATCCGTACATCGCCAGCAGCAGCGGCAGCGGCGACTGGCGCGGCCGCGTCGCGGTGGGCGACCTGATGACGATCGCCGGCCGCATCGTTGGCGAGCGCAGCTCGCAGCGCGCCTTCGCCGAGTACGGCCTGCGCCAAGGCAAGGCGCTGGAGCCGAACGAGTCGGCCGACCGCGCGCTGATCCAGTACACCGAACGCCTGCTCGCCGGCGCGGTGGGCGCGGCCAGCGCGCGCCGCATCCTGATGGGCGCGCTGTCCGGCTCGGGCCTGGACATCGCCGAGGCGATGGCGCTGATGGACGAAGCCTCGCAGGAGCTTCGCTTCAACCGCGAGCTGCTCTCCACCACGCTGGAGAACGTTTCCCAGGGCATCAGCGTGGTCGATGCGCGCATGCGCCTGGTCACCTGGAACCGCCGCTACCTCGAGCTGTTCGACTATCCCGACGGCATGGTCTACATCGGCGTGCCGGTCGCCGACCTGATCCGCTGGAACGCCGAGCACGGCGAATGCGGCCCGGGCGAGGTGGAGGAACACGTCGCCAAGCGCATCGGCCATCTGCGCGCCGGTACGCCGCACCTGTTCCAGCGGGTGCGCCCCGACGGCACGGTGATCGAGATGCGCGGGCGGCCGCTGCCCGGTGGCGGCTACGTCACCACCTACACCGACGTCACCGCCTACAAGCACGCCGAGCTCGCGCTGCTCGAGGCGAACGAGAACCTCGAGCAGCGCGTAGACCAGCGCACCGCCGAGTTGAGCGAGGCGCTGGACGCCACCGCGCGCGCGCAGCGCGAGGCGGAGGCGGCCATGGTCTCCAAGACCCGTTTCCTCGCCGCCGCCAGCCACGATCTGCTGCAGCCGCTCAACGCCGCCCGCCTGTTCACCTCGGCCCTGCGCCAGCAGCCGGCGCTGGACGAGGAGTCGAGTCGCCTGGCCGAGCGCATCGACGCCTCGTTCCGCGCTGCCGAGGATCTCCTGGACGCGTTGCTCGACGTCTCGCGACTGGATGCCGGGCGCTACCAGCCCGAGTTCGGCGACTTCGCCCTGGCCGACCTGTTCGACTCCCTGCGCGCGCAGTTCGCGGTGGTCGCCGAGCAGCGTGGCCTGCGCCTGCGCGTGGTGCCGACCAACCTGTCCATCCGCAGCGACCCGCAGCTGCTGCGGCGGATCCTGCAGAACTTCCTCTCCAATGCCCTGCGCTACACCCGCGAAGGTGGCGTGCTGCTGGGCGCGCGGCGCGACGGCGATGAGGTGCACATCCAGGTCTGGGACACCGGGCCCGGCATTGCGCCGGAGCAGCGGGCACACATCTTCGACGAGTTCCAGCGCCTGCAGCGCCCTTCGCCCTGGGGCGAAAAGGGCCTGGGCCTGGGTCTGTCGATCTGCGACCGCATCGCGGCGATCATGGGTCACCGTCTCGAACTGCATTCGCGCGAGGGACACGGCAGCTGCTTCGGCTGCGTCGTACCGCGCGTGGCCGCGGTGCCCCGTCGCCCCGCGGTCGCCCCGCGCCTGCCGACCGGCGAACAGTTGCCGCTGACCGTGCTTTGCCTGGACAACGACCCCGCCAT is part of the Dyella thiooxydans genome and harbors:
- a CDS encoding 4'-phosphopantetheinyl transferase family protein; the encoded protein is MSEHVRPTQAKLAEPLGEDEIHVWSCAYRPAVGRGPLRRLLARYLGCDADTLRLREEEHGRPMLPVGRHGALRFNWSHSGERALVAVARSVQPGIDLEHRARRTRDVQALARRFFAEAEATALARCDDAGRPLHFLRLWTAKEALLKAQGRGLAFGMDRVAVSVGPGAPELLAFEGEALEDWHLKELICDEAWVAALAWRGQPMEVRWRGDFE
- a CDS encoding hybrid sensor histidine kinase/response regulator; translation: MISGWLLLIVAALYVGLLFVVAWKGDRNPLYPRKASLRPLVYSLALAVYCSSWTFYGAVGTAARDGLAYLPIYLGPALLFLFGFGLMSRLVTVAGQRNITTIADFIGARFGKSHGLAALVALIAVTAVVPYLALQFKAMAMSVDVLSDTGPTSIIPSADSALWCALLLAAFAILFGTRSIDASEHHHGMMLAIALESVIKLVAFLTLAIYALWRGPGWDALAALPPARLTQGQSPGFLAQTVLAFLAMFCLPRQFQIGVVECEDPHDLHRARWMFPLYMLLISAAVLPIVAAGMHLPAVRGGLADAWVLNLPLAHGDRGMALVAFLGGFSAATGMVIVATVALSTMISNDLVMPALLRIRRLRLEQRQDLSLLLLRIRRVAIISLSLLAYGYYRLVADNANLAATGLLAFAAVAQFAPAIIAALYWRGASQSGVAIGLLAGFGSWFYTLLLPAIDRHARWLQEGPFGISWLRPQALFHLSGWDPVMHSTFWSLLLNVGCLVFFSLRFRPSLAERIHAAMFVDPYIASSSGSGDWRGRVAVGDLMTIAGRIVGERSSQRAFAEYGLRQGKALEPNESADRALIQYTERLLAGAVGAASARRILMGALSGSGLDIAEAMALMDEASQELRFNRELLSTTLENVSQGISVVDARMRLVTWNRRYLELFDYPDGMVYIGVPVADLIRWNAEHGECGPGEVEEHVAKRIGHLRAGTPHLFQRVRPDGTVIEMRGRPLPGGGYVTTYTDVTAYKHAELALLEANENLEQRVDQRTAELSEALDATARAQREAEAAMVSKTRFLAAASHDLLQPLNAARLFTSALRQQPALDEESSRLAERIDASFRAAEDLLDALLDVSRLDAGRYQPEFGDFALADLFDSLRAQFAVVAEQRGLRLRVVPTNLSIRSDPQLLRRILQNFLSNALRYTREGGVLLGARRDGDEVHIQVWDTGPGIAPEQRAHIFDEFQRLQRPSPWGEKGLGLGLSICDRIAAIMGHRLELHSREGHGSCFGCVVPRVAAVPRRPAVAPRLPTGEQLPLTVLCLDNDPAILDGMKALLGRWGVDCRLAEDVAQAEAELRRGGVDLVLADYHLADSTDGLQALNQLRLRLGSLPPVAMITADGSSELKQRARELGYPLLHKPVRPAALRALLGALVRRQASNG